A single Leishmania infantum JPCM5 genome chromosome 14 DNA region contains:
- a CDS encoding beta-ketoacyl-CoA synthase has protein sequence MEALDNYLIAHYDGHAVQKWLASNVDISVYIAAAYLTFVFKGPQLVDLIFRGNPPTRLIKMCWTLWNIGLAVFSMYGVYHIVPLFINNLRKYGQKDALCRFREDEFYTGKNGVAMGLFSLSKLPEFGDTFFLIMGGKRKLPFLSWFHHVTIFLYAWMAYQQASSIWIVLASINYFVHSIMYTYFALAEAGFKKLVKPFAMYITLLQIAQMVVGLYFTFSFISYHKADPKGCNGSTMALARGQCMIYFFNLYLFSEMFIKGYVLPRKAAAGDSAAATAPAGKKRN, from the coding sequence ATGGAGGCCCTCGACAACTACCTCATCGCCCACTACGACGGCCACGCCGTGCAGAAGTGGCTGGCGAGCAACGTGGACATTAGTGTGTACATTGCTGCGGCCTACCTAACCTTCGTCTTTAAGGGCCCGCAGTTGGTGGACTTGATCTTCCGCGGCAACCCACCGACAAGGCTGATAAAGATGTGCTGGACTCTGTGGAACATCGGActcgccgtcttctccatgTACGGGGTGTACCACATTGTTCCCCTCTTCATCAACAACCTTCGCAAGTACGGCCAGAAGGACGCGCTGTGCCGGTTCCGCGAAGATGAATTCTACACCGGCAAGAACGGCGTTGCCATGGggctcttctccctttcgaAACTGCCCGAGTTCGGCGACACCTTCTTCCTGATCATGGGCGGCAAGCGCAAGCTGCCCTTCCTCTCGTGGTTCCACCACGTCACCATCTTCCTCTACGCGTGGATGGCGTACCAGCAGGCCTCCAGCATCTGGATCGTGCTGGCCTCCATCAACTACTTTGTGCACTCCATCATGTACACGTACTTCGCCCTCGCCGAGGCTGGCTTCAAGAAGCTGGTGAAGCCGTTCGCCATGTACATCACGCTGCTACAGATCGCGCAGATGGTGGTGGGTCTCTACTTTACTTTCTCCTTTATAAGCTACCACAAGGCAGACCCGAAGGGCTGCAACGGCTCGACGATGGCGCTGGCACGCGGCCAGTGCATGATCTACTTCTTCAACCTCTACCTCTTCTCAGAGATGTTCATCAAGGGCTACGTGCTGCCGCGTaaggcggcggctggcgactccgcagctgccaccgccCCCGCTGGTAAGAAGCGCAACTGA
- a CDS encoding beta-ketoacyl-CoA synthase gives MQWLDNYGDHHYDGHAVQMWLASNVDVCAYIAGAYLAFVFTGPRIMEALFHGKPPMGIKKAWALWNLGLSVFSLYGWLRVGPPLLRHLMNDGLHNTLCTFHEDEFYTTKVGFAIGMFAISKVPEFIDTVFLLMSGVKLGFLSWFHHVTTYLFAWYSYQQGTSIFICAAAMNYFVHSIMYMYFALSEAGYKKLVKPFAMYITLLQIAQMVGGLFVSGYVLAQKLTENAANACSGTSMSAARTQLVIYIFNFYLFSEMFIKAYVLPRKASVAPRRPSPSKRS, from the coding sequence ATGCAGTGGCTCGACAACTACGGTGACCACCACTACGACGGCCACGCCGTGCAGATGTGGTTGGCGAGCAATGTAGATGTTTGCGCCTATATCGCGGGCGCGTACCTCGCCTTCGTCTTCACCGGTCCGCGGATCATGGAGGCCCTGTTTCACGGCAAGCCGCCGATGGGCATCAAGAAGGCGTGGGCGCTTTGGAACCTAGGGCTctccgtcttctccctctACGGCTGGCTGCGTGTcgggccgccgctgctgcgccatctgATGAACGACGGCCTGCACAACACCCTCTGCACCTTCCACGAGGATGAGTTCTACACCACCAAGGTCGGCTTCGCCATCGGTATGTTCGCTATCTCGAAGGTGCCCGAGTTCATCGACACGGTCTTTCTGCTCATGAGTGGCGTGAAGTTGGGCTTCCTCTCGTGGTTCCACCACGTCACGACGTACCTGTTTGCGTGGTACAGTTATCAGCAAGGGACCAGCATTTTTatctgcgctgccgccatgaACTACTTTGTGCACTCCATCATGTATATGTACTTCGCCCTATCGGAGGCCGGCTATAAGAAGCTGGTGAAGCCGTTCGCCATGTACATCACGCTGCTACAGATCGCGCAGATGGTCGGTGGTCTCTTCGTGTCGGGCTACGTACTCGCCCAGAAGCTCACCGAGAACGCAGCGAacgcctgcagcggcacgtCCATGTCCGCCGCCCGTACGCAGCTGGTGATCTACATCTTCAACTTCTACCTCTTCTCAGAGATGTTCATCAAGGCTTACGTGCTGCCGCGCAAGGCCAGCGTCGCCCCGCGCCGCCCCTCGCCGTCGAAGAGGTCTTAG
- a CDS encoding putative fatty acid elongase, whose protein sequence is MFPFEEYVNGHVVQQYMYDNVDYACYLVFAYLGMVRYGPGIAKAILGENPAPQPAADGRRAKPAADPEWLRLSMIVWNFMLSGFSICGAIVLVPALLSSIKSNGLKSTVCEYRVELAYTSPRGSWLAMFVLSKIPELVDTLWLILQKKKTPPFLHWYHHVSVLMFAWLSYSVGNSTMAVFSTMNIFVHSIMYMYFALCACGAKKLLRPFAPLITALQILQMVGGTALTFYSYTVNVSSYNAGIEDVHKLPCAVPKSAARFGALMYLSYLYLFCELYVNSYIKGPARDAAAKKSA, encoded by the coding sequence ATGTTCCCGTTTGAGGAGTACGTGAACGGTCACGTGGTTCAGCAGTATATGTATGACAACGTCGACTACGCCTGCTACCTGGTGTTTGCCTACCTCGGCATGGTGCGCTACGGCCCAGGTATTGCCAAGGCCATCCTCGGCGAGAACCCCGCGCCGCAACcggccgccgacggcagGCGCGCGAAGCCGGCTGCAGATCCGGAGTGGCTGCGCCTAAGCATGATAGTGTGGAACTTCATGCTCTCTGGCTTCTCGATCTGCGGCGCGATCGTGTTGGTTCCGGCGCTGCTTTCCTCCATCAAGAGCAATGGCCTAAAGAGCACTGTGTGCGAATACCGCGTCGAGCTCGCCTACACCTCCCCACGCGGTTCCTGGCTGGCCATGTTCGTGCTGAGTAAGATCCCTGAGCTCGTCGACACCTTGTGGCTAATTTTGCAAAAGAAGAAGACGCCGCCGTTCCTGCACTGGTACCATCACGTTTCAGTGCTCATGTTCGCCTGGCTCAGCTACTCCGTCGGCAACTCGACGATGGCCGTCTTCTCCACCATGAATATCTTCGTGCACTCAATCATGTACATGTATTTTGCCCTGTGCGCATGCGGCGCCAAGAAGCTGCTTCGCCCCTTCGCTCCCCTGatcacggcgctgcagatTCTGCAGATGgtcggcggcaccgcgctcACTTTCTACTCGTACACGGTGAATGTGTCGTCCTATAACGCTGGAATTGAGGACGTTCACAAGCTGCCGTGTGCCGTCCCCAAGTCCGCAGCCCGCTTTGGGGCCCTCATGTACCTATCCTACCTGTACCTCTTCTGTGAGTTGTACGTGAACTCGTACATTAAGGGCCCCGctcgcgacgccgccgccaaaaAGTCCGCGTAa
- a CDS encoding beta-ketoacyl-CoA synthase → MVQLLESFRGDNVCQWMADHIEVPVLIVGLYMVMVLYIPDAYMKNREPFNLRQLNMAWNLLLTVFSICGAYYCLPQLYRTIFVPEFTVHDYTNGGHIQWKGGVYNAFCYWNNNIFYDGPVGAFVCLFILSKIPEMLDTAFLVFQKKPVIFLHWYHHVTVMLYCWHAFMYNISGGLVFAGMNYGVHSIMYFYYFICSCGYRKYVRPFASFITFLQIAQMVVGMFTEVYTLSILYFTNRRCDSNATNARLGFMMYLSYFILFSKLFYDSYLKPAPPHSAAAKHNDATAVPNGEPAAVKKAQ, encoded by the coding sequence ATGGTGCAGCTTCTCGAGTCCTTCAGGGGCGACAATGTCTGCCAGTGGATGGCCGACCACATCGAGGTGCCAGTTCTCATTGTGGGCCTGTACATGGTGATGGTGTTGTACATCCCTGACGCGTACATGAAAAACCGCGAGCCCTTCAATCTGCGCCAGCTGAACATGGCGTGGAACCTTCTGCTGACCGTCTTCTCCATCTGCGGCGCCTATTACTGCCTCCCGCAGCTGTATCGCACGATCTTTGTGCCGGAGTTCACCGTGCACGACTACACCAACGGTGGCCATATCCAGTGGAAAGGCGGCGTGTACAACGCGTTTTGCTACTGGAACAACAATATCTTCTACGATGGCCCCGTCGGCGCCTTCGTATGCCTCTTCATCCTCAGCAAGATCCCTGAGATGCTCGACACCGCCTTCCTTGTCTTTCAGAAGAAGCCCGTCATCTTCCTCCACTGGTATCACCACGTCACCGTCATGCTGTACTGCTGGCATGCGTTCATGTACAACATCTCCGGTGGCCTCGTGTTCGCTGGCATGAACTACGGCGTGCACTCCATCATGTACTTCTACTACTTCATCTGCTCCTGCGGGTACCGGAAGTACGTGCGCCCCTTCGCATCCTTCATCACCTTCCTCCAGATTGCGCAGATGGTGGTGGGGATGTTCACCGAGGTCTACACGCTTTCCATCCTCTACTTCACGAATAGGCGTTGTGACTCGAACGCGACGAATGCGCGGCTGGGCTTCATGATGTATCTGTCCTACTTCATCCTCTTCAGCAAGCTCTTCTACGATAGCTACCTGAagcccgcgccgccgcactcgGCTGCCGCGAAGCATAACGATGCCACCGCTGTCCCGAACGGCGAGCCGGCAGCAGTGAAAAAGGCTCAGTAG
- a CDS encoding beta-ketoacyl-CoA synthase, translated as MQWIDSWGANHYDGYAFKQWLLDNHDIAIYVAVGYITFVFQAPKLVSKYLNLPANAKSSPLVPVINKTWAVWNILLSAFAFYGTTRVVPPLLYNLKTYGLHDTLCTFRPDEFYTSDVGVALGLFTISKVPEFGDTFFLVLKGTKLRFLSWFHHTAMFLYVWLSYETGSSTLICAASMNYFVHTIMYFYFFLSEAGFKNLARPFAMYITMLQLVQMVGVMFVSGYVIAQKYILAGQGIMDGMEGSCSGTTMATARLQLGIYTAFLYLFGEMFVNNHVRPRAAKKVD; from the coding sequence atgCAGTGGATCGACAGCTGGGGTGCCAACCACTACGATGGCTATGCCTTCAAGCAGTGGCTGCTCGACAACCATGATATTGCCATCTACGTTGCCGTCGGGTACATCACCTTCGTTTTCCAGGCTCCCAAGCTGGTGTCCAAGTACCTGAACCTGCCCGCGAATGCCAAGAGCAGCCCCCTTGTGCCGGTGATCAACAAAACTTGGGCCGTGTGGAACATTCTCCTgtccgccttcgccttctaCGGCACAACGcgcgtggtgccgccgctgctgtacAACCTCAAGACGTACGGCCTGCACGACACCCTCTGCACCTTCCGCCCGGATGAGTTCTACACGTCCGACGTTGGTGTGGCGCTCGGCCTCTTCACCATCTCCAAGGTGCCAGAGTTCGGCGACACCTTCTTCCTGGTTCTGAAGGGCACGAAGCTGCGCTTTCTCTCCTGGTTCCACCACACCGCCATGTTCCTGTACGTGTGGCTGTCGTACGAgaccggcagcagcaccctcatctgcgccgcctccatgaACTACTTTGTTCACACTATCATGTACTTCTACTTCTTCCTGTCGGAGGCCGGCTTCAAGAACCTCGCCCGGCCATTCGCCATGTACATCacgatgctgcagctggtgcagaTGGTCGGTGTGATGTTTGTGTCGGGCTACGTCATTGCCCAGAAGTACATCCTGGCTGGCCAGGGTATCATGGACGGCATGGAGGGGTCGTGCTCTGGCACCACCATGGCAACGGCCCGCCTTCAGCTCGGCATCTATACGGCGTTTCTCTACCTGTTCGGAGAGATGTTCGTGAACAATCACGTGCGCCCGCGCGCTGCCAAGAAGGTGGACTAA